In a single window of the Streptomyces sp. CGMCC 4.7035 genome:
- a CDS encoding vWA domain-containing protein: MAGISPTEVEKKAPALVSLYKTAGVSLRKHGLDGLRAAVYLVVDYSGSMKPYYKDGSVQALADRVLGLSAHLDDDGSVPVVFFSTDVDAVTDISLADHRGRIDRIVAGLGHMGKTSYHLAMDAVIDHYVDSGSTAPALVVFQTDGGPINKLAAERYLCNAAKLPMFWQFIGFGDPGSKQFEFLRKLDELAVPGKRVVDNAGFFHAGSDPRKVSDDELYDRLVAEFPQWLRAARAQGIVP; this comes from the coding sequence ATGGCCGGGATCAGTCCGACCGAGGTGGAGAAGAAGGCGCCTGCGCTGGTCAGCCTGTACAAGACCGCCGGGGTCTCCCTGCGCAAGCACGGTCTCGACGGGCTGCGTGCCGCCGTCTATCTCGTGGTCGACTACTCCGGATCGATGAAGCCCTACTACAAGGACGGCAGTGTGCAGGCGCTCGCCGACCGGGTGCTCGGGCTGTCCGCGCACCTCGACGACGACGGCAGTGTGCCGGTCGTCTTCTTCTCCACGGACGTCGACGCTGTCACCGACATCTCCCTCGCCGACCACCGAGGACGGATCGACCGGATCGTGGCCGGGCTCGGGCACATGGGCAAGACCAGCTATCACCTGGCGATGGACGCCGTCATCGACCACTACGTCGACAGCGGCTCCACGGCCCCCGCCCTTGTCGTCTTCCAGACCGACGGCGGCCCCATCAACAAGCTCGCCGCGGAACGGTACCTGTGCAATGCGGCGAAGCTGCCGATGTTCTGGCAGTTCATAGGGTTCGGGGATCCCGGCAGCAAGCAGTTCGAGTTCCTGCGGAAGCTCGACGAGCTCGCGGTACCGGGCAAGCGCGTCGTCGACAACGCGGGGTTCTTCCATGCCGGTTCGGATCCGCGGAAGGTGTCCGACGACGAGCTGTACGACCGTCTGGTGGCCGAGTTCCCGCAATGGCTGAGGGCGGCCCGGGCGCAGGGGATCGTGCCGTGA
- a CDS encoding glycoside hydrolase family 113, with protein sequence MTRRRTAAALAAVLLTVSGCTSVGPGRGHGGGTPGPRPDDSTSTSTMRGITLPSWNRTDYDSPAADGYLRDIRATGARWVTFTPTWYQNRPTDPAMHTTEETASDGSLRRIVDRAHALGLKVMIKPHVDLPGDADRAEIGPRDRTAWFAAYRRFITHYADLAADTRTEQFAVGTELAGVSGDLAAWTKVISAVRDHYDGPLTYAANYDEYERIPFWKELDLIGIDAYWPLSTKPTDDTERLRRAWEPIGKRLAAYAQRQNRRILFTEAGYVSQRGATTAPYAWTISNRTGDAEQAAAYRALLDSFEGKRWWAGVCWWMWDDWPDSGETPARLAYSPHGKPAEKVLRDRWAT encoded by the coding sequence GTGACGAGGAGGAGGACCGCCGCCGCCCTGGCCGCGGTCCTCCTCACCGTGAGCGGCTGCACCTCCGTCGGCCCCGGACGCGGGCACGGCGGCGGCACCCCCGGCCCACGGCCCGACGACTCCACCTCGACCTCGACGATGCGCGGTATCACGCTGCCCTCCTGGAACCGCACCGACTACGACAGCCCGGCGGCGGACGGGTACCTGCGGGACATCAGGGCGACCGGCGCGCGCTGGGTCACCTTCACCCCGACCTGGTACCAGAACCGCCCGACCGACCCGGCCATGCACACCACGGAGGAGACCGCGAGCGACGGCAGTCTGCGACGGATCGTGGACCGCGCCCACGCGCTCGGCCTCAAAGTGATGATCAAGCCGCATGTGGACCTGCCCGGGGACGCCGACCGCGCCGAGATCGGACCCCGAGACCGGACGGCCTGGTTCGCCGCCTACCGCCGCTTCATCACCCACTACGCGGACCTCGCCGCGGACACGCGAACCGAGCAGTTCGCGGTCGGCACCGAACTCGCCGGTGTCTCCGGCGACCTGGCCGCCTGGACGAAGGTCATCAGCGCCGTCCGTGACCACTACGACGGGCCCCTGACCTACGCCGCCAACTACGACGAATACGAGAGGATCCCCTTCTGGAAAGAGCTCGACCTCATCGGCATCGACGCCTACTGGCCGCTGTCCACGAAACCCACGGACGACACCGAACGGCTGCGCCGCGCCTGGGAGCCGATCGGCAAGCGGCTCGCCGCGTACGCGCAGCGGCAGAACCGGCGGATCCTGTTCACCGAGGCGGGTTACGTCAGCCAGCGCGGCGCGACCACCGCCCCGTACGCCTGGACCATCAGCAACCGCACCGGAGACGCCGAACAGGCCGCCGCCTACCGGGCATTGCTGGACTCCTTCGAGGGCAAGCGGTGGTGGGCCGGAGTGTGCTGGTGGATGTGGGACGACTGGCCGGACAGCGGGGAGACACCGGCGCGCCTCGCGTACTCCCCGCACGGCAAGCCTGCGGAGAAGGTACTGCGCGACCGATGGGCCACCTGA
- the wecB gene encoding non-hydrolyzing UDP-N-acetylglucosamine 2-epimerase, which produces MSTHPSAMPVRAMLVLGTRPEAIKLAPVARAMATDTQFEPIVVTTGQHREMLHQMLGLLCVDVRIALDVMRSRQQLSELTARLVGELGEVMRDQRPDLVVVQGDTTTALAGALAAFYEKIPVAHVEAGLRTGVIDNPFPEELNRNLIGRIARWHFAPTPRAARHLTDEGVPAEQVFTTGNTVIDNLLWVLADGTGTSAFRTGAKRILVTLHRRENQGERMRGMGRALRRLVQRGDVEIVLPLHKSPAVRDVLLPELGGHEGISIVEPLDYLDFAATLAECDLVLTDSGGIQEEAPSLSKPALVLRTTTERPEAVEVGAARLIGTDPEAIVSCAERLLDDPAEYRRMADAGNPFGDGRAAERVLTQLAEDFAAEVPVGVTATGPYSTA; this is translated from the coding sequence ATGTCCACACACCCGTCAGCCATGCCCGTACGCGCCATGCTGGTGCTCGGGACCCGGCCGGAAGCGATCAAACTGGCGCCGGTGGCGCGGGCGATGGCCACCGACACGCAGTTCGAGCCGATCGTCGTCACCACGGGCCAGCACCGCGAGATGCTCCACCAGATGCTCGGCCTGCTGTGCGTCGACGTACGCATCGCGCTCGACGTGATGCGCAGCCGCCAGCAGCTGTCCGAACTGACCGCCCGTCTGGTCGGGGAACTCGGCGAGGTCATGCGGGACCAGCGGCCGGACCTGGTCGTGGTGCAGGGGGACACCACGACCGCGCTGGCCGGCGCCCTGGCCGCCTTCTACGAGAAGATCCCCGTCGCCCACGTCGAGGCCGGACTGCGCACCGGCGTCATCGACAACCCCTTCCCCGAGGAACTCAACCGCAACCTGATCGGGCGCATCGCCCGCTGGCACTTCGCCCCGACGCCACGCGCGGCCCGGCATCTGACCGACGAGGGCGTCCCCGCCGAGCAGGTCTTCACCACCGGCAACACGGTCATCGACAACCTGCTGTGGGTACTGGCCGACGGCACCGGCACCTCCGCGTTCCGCACCGGCGCCAAGCGGATCCTGGTGACCCTGCACCGCAGGGAGAACCAGGGCGAGCGGATGCGGGGCATGGGCCGGGCACTGCGCCGGCTGGTCCAGCGCGGGGACGTGGAGATCGTGCTGCCGCTGCACAAGAGCCCCGCCGTACGGGACGTGCTGCTGCCCGAACTCGGCGGCCACGAAGGCATTTCGATCGTCGAACCGCTCGACTACCTGGACTTCGCGGCCACGCTGGCCGAGTGCGACCTCGTCCTCACCGACTCCGGCGGCATCCAGGAGGAGGCCCCGAGCCTGAGCAAGCCCGCGCTGGTGCTGCGGACGACCACCGAACGCCCCGAGGCGGTCGAGGTGGGCGCGGCCCGGCTGATCGGCACGGACCCGGAGGCCATCGTGAGCTGCGCCGAGCGGCTGCTCGACGATCCGGCGGAGTACCGGCGCATGGCCGACGCGGGCAACCCGTTCGGCGACGGGCGGGCGGCCGAGCGCGTGCTCACCCAACTGGCCGAGGACTTCGCCGCCGAAGTGCCGGTCGGCGTCACCGCGACGGGGCCATACTCGACGGCATGA
- a CDS encoding glycosyltransferase family 2 protein, whose product MAGCYNTSLFLLSRRRIRRSGTDRRERFFVFLLACLNEERVLSESLARITALPAGNFMALVIDDASDDRTGEIALAADPDRVRLYRRTLPNARRGKGAALNDGVRHLRESGLLAGHDPADVILCVVDADGRLDPHVVQSVDPYFDDPRTGAVQVCVRMYNRHQGLLARMQDMEFVVYGDVFQSARRFIGSVGMGGNGQFMRLSALNTLSTADGAGPWSDSLTEDLDLGVRLLAKGWTNQHCTTAAVSQQAVLSLRRLIRQRSRWFQGHLQSSGLVPLILRDVPTRAALDLLYHLSSPVLILLTSLLPLSFLVALGATTVASVQVGHPLVSPMWLLGPYLLSFTAAYTYGFVYAKRERDLGLVRSVLLAHVFVFYGYIWFAAGWWGFWRMLTGKQTWLKTART is encoded by the coding sequence ATGGCCGGTTGTTACAACACGAGTTTGTTTCTGCTCTCACGCCGCAGAATTCGGCGGTCCGGGACCGATCGACGAGAACGCTTTTTCGTTTTCCTGCTGGCATGCCTGAACGAGGAGAGAGTTCTTTCCGAAAGTCTGGCCCGCATTACCGCGTTGCCCGCCGGGAATTTCATGGCTCTGGTGATCGACGACGCTTCGGACGACCGCACCGGTGAGATCGCGCTGGCGGCGGACCCCGACCGGGTCCGACTGTACCGGCGCACCCTGCCGAACGCACGCCGCGGCAAGGGCGCCGCGCTCAACGACGGGGTGCGGCACTTGAGGGAGTCCGGTCTGCTCGCCGGTCACGATCCCGCCGATGTGATCCTCTGTGTGGTCGATGCGGACGGCCGCCTCGACCCGCACGTAGTGCAGTCCGTGGATCCCTACTTCGACGACCCGCGTACGGGCGCGGTTCAGGTCTGCGTCCGTATGTACAACCGGCACCAGGGGCTCCTCGCCCGTATGCAGGACATGGAGTTCGTCGTCTACGGCGACGTGTTCCAGAGCGCACGCCGCTTCATCGGCAGCGTGGGCATGGGCGGCAACGGGCAGTTCATGCGGCTGTCGGCGCTCAACACGCTCAGCACCGCGGACGGCGCCGGCCCGTGGAGCGACAGCCTCACCGAGGACCTCGATCTCGGCGTCCGGCTGCTCGCCAAGGGCTGGACCAACCAGCACTGCACCACGGCGGCTGTCTCCCAGCAGGCCGTACTCAGCCTGCGGCGGCTGATCCGCCAGCGATCCCGCTGGTTCCAGGGCCATCTGCAGTCCTCCGGCCTCGTTCCGCTCATCCTGCGGGACGTGCCGACCCGAGCGGCGCTCGACCTCCTGTACCACCTGTCCAGCCCGGTGCTGATCCTGCTCACCTCGCTGCTGCCGCTGTCCTTCCTCGTCGCCCTGGGCGCCACCACCGTGGCCTCCGTCCAGGTGGGACACCCGCTCGTGTCACCCATGTGGCTGCTCGGCCCGTATCTGCTCTCGTTCACGGCCGCCTACACATACGGCTTCGTGTACGCCAAGCGTGAGCGGGACCTGGGGCTGGTGCGCTCGGTGCTGCTCGCCCACGTCTTCGTCTTCTACGGCTACATCTGGTTCGCCGCCGGCTGGTGGGGGTTCTGGCGGATGCTCACCGGCAAGCAGACCTGGCTGAAGACCGCGCGCACCTGA
- a CDS encoding rhomboid family intramembrane serine protease: MEPKSAVTTCYRHPKVESHVRCTRCDRFICPDCMREAAVGHQCVECVKEGARSIRQARTAFGGRITTAPMVTYVLIGLNVLAYLGELVRPAIVDRFAMLGARLVGPDGEYYLWQYPYPSELHAEGLVNGEWERLLTGTFLHLPPTQGTFGILHIIMNMVSLWNIGRVVEAQLGRIRYLALYLLSALGGSVLVLLIAAPHAETVGASGAIFGLGAAYYVMARRLGADMSTVNRFMAGLLVWLLISAGLTSWQGHLGGLLAGGVVTLAFAYVPRGPRRGLIQAAACAGLLVLLVVLTIGKVTELTA; encoded by the coding sequence GTGGAGCCCAAGTCCGCCGTCACCACCTGCTACCGCCACCCGAAGGTGGAGTCCCACGTCCGCTGCACCCGCTGCGACCGCTTCATCTGTCCCGACTGCATGCGCGAGGCGGCCGTCGGCCACCAGTGCGTGGAGTGCGTCAAAGAGGGGGCTCGCTCGATCCGCCAGGCGCGCACGGCGTTCGGCGGCCGGATCACGACGGCGCCCATGGTGACGTACGTCCTGATCGGCCTGAATGTCCTGGCCTACCTCGGCGAGTTGGTGCGTCCGGCGATCGTGGACCGGTTCGCGATGCTGGGGGCCCGTCTCGTGGGCCCGGACGGCGAGTACTACCTGTGGCAGTACCCGTACCCCTCGGAACTGCATGCCGAGGGTCTCGTGAACGGAGAGTGGGAGCGGCTGCTGACCGGCACGTTCCTGCACCTGCCGCCCACCCAGGGGACGTTCGGGATCCTGCACATCATCATGAACATGGTGTCGCTGTGGAACATCGGCCGGGTGGTCGAGGCACAGCTGGGCCGCATCCGCTACCTCGCGCTCTACCTGCTCTCGGCCCTCGGCGGCTCGGTGCTCGTCCTGCTGATCGCCGCCCCGCACGCCGAGACGGTCGGCGCGTCCGGGGCGATCTTCGGGCTGGGCGCCGCGTACTACGTCATGGCCCGCCGTCTCGGCGCCGACATGAGCACCGTCAACCGTTTCATGGCGGGTTTGCTGGTGTGGCTGCTGATCTCCGCCGGCCTCACCTCCTGGCAGGGGCACCTCGGCGGTCTGCTGGCGGGCGGGGTGGTGACGCTGGCGTTCGCGTACGTCCCCCGGGGCCCGCGCCGCGGCCTGATCCAGGCGGCCGCGTGCGCGGGGCTGCTGGTGCTGCTGGTGGTCCTGACGATCGGGAAGGTCACAGAGCTGACGGCCTAG
- a CDS encoding acyl-CoA dehydrogenase family protein, protein MRFLPTDEQRAFARSLDALLTAADTPSVVRSWGAGDHTAGRALWSRLAEAGVFALAVPEAYEGVGPLPVELALAFVELGRHAVPGPVVETVLAAALLSGAPEHAERLLPQLASGKSVATVGAPYALDGDAADVVLALRGHEVWLSPGCRPEVKQSLDPARRLATPLPGGELLIPRVPPDALDRARLVTAAQALGVGLALLDRTVEYVGQRVQFGVPIGSFQAVKHQLADAKIALEFARPLLFGAALSMTSADVAAAKVAACEAAYATARTALQLHGAIGYTAEYDLSLWLTKARALRTAWGTPPECRDTVLGGAHPGH, encoded by the coding sequence ATGCGTTTCCTGCCGACCGACGAACAGCGTGCGTTCGCCCGCTCGTTGGACGCCCTGCTCACCGCCGCCGACACGCCCTCGGTCGTACGGTCCTGGGGTGCCGGCGATCACACGGCCGGGCGGGCGCTGTGGTCCCGGCTCGCGGAGGCGGGCGTCTTCGCGCTGGCGGTCCCGGAGGCGTACGAGGGGGTGGGCCCGCTTCCCGTGGAACTCGCCCTGGCCTTCGTGGAGCTGGGGCGGCACGCGGTGCCGGGCCCGGTGGTGGAGACGGTGCTCGCGGCGGCCCTTCTCTCCGGGGCGCCGGAGCACGCCGAGCGGCTCCTGCCACAGCTGGCTTCCGGCAAGTCGGTGGCCACGGTGGGCGCACCGTACGCACTGGACGGGGACGCGGCGGACGTCGTCCTCGCCCTCAGGGGCCATGAGGTGTGGCTGTCACCCGGATGCCGGCCGGAGGTGAAGCAGTCCCTGGATCCCGCCCGCCGGCTCGCCACCCCGCTCCCCGGCGGCGAACTCCTCATCCCCCGCGTCCCCCCGGACGCCCTCGACCGGGCCCGCCTGGTGACCGCCGCCCAAGCCCTCGGCGTCGGTCTCGCCCTGCTCGACAGGACCGTGGAATACGTCGGGCAGCGGGTCCAGTTCGGCGTGCCCATAGGCTCGTTCCAGGCGGTCAAGCACCAATTGGCCGACGCGAAGATCGCCTTGGAGTTCGCGCGGCCGCTGCTGTTCGGGGCCGCCCTGTCGATGACCTCTGCGGACGTCGCCGCGGCCAAGGTCGCAGCCTGCGAGGCGGCGTACGCGACGGCCCGTACGGCGCTCCAGCTGCACGGCGCGATCGGCTACACCGCCGAGTACGACCTCTCCCTCTGGCTGACGAAGGCCCGTGCGCTGCGCACGGCGTGGGGTACACCGCCGGAGTGCCGGGACACCGTCCTGGGCGGCGCCCACCCCGGTCACTGA
- a CDS encoding polysaccharide deacetylase family protein — MSGTFLAASAQAGGGRRHTGEAGGTTSGLSRVDLKGWAKAQLTADLARHDRQRENTSKTTLASAASFSSTSASAVDRQATLLSSPADDTAAADPTTLVLYDTAGPYGQLGELYAMATANLAGHFGTVTAKPVQQYTAGMIDSYTAVIYIGSTYYGGSIPDAIPAAFYQDAATTTKPVLWMGANIWGLANDVGVTRFAQKYGWDPTTSYYEDGGSVGTVTQVTYKNQALTRTIPAGQDGGVLRPTILTGSGYPAVIRLAEGLDTSNGHTFGWAIRSANLTYMGEIPFAYVSESDRVIVLEDLLFDALAPATTERHRAVVRLEDISPDSDPAELRSMADYLYAQNIPYGINVIPVYTDPNGTYNNGVPETVTLAQRPQVVSALKYMLARGAVLMDHGYTHQYGNVANPYNGVTGDDFEFYRAHVDTANNVVHDGPVAEDSTLWAQGRVTSALALFTAAGLPKPALWTTPHYAGSAADYKVFSSNFSARLERSLYFAGTLTGASSDPNRFIGQFFPYVVKDVYGTKVLPENIGNYEPEAYNNHPARLPADLIASAKANLAVRDGFAGFFYHPYYALQPLKDTIDGIKALGYTFVSPAAL, encoded by the coding sequence TTGAGCGGCACTTTCCTGGCCGCGAGTGCCCAGGCCGGCGGGGGGCGCCGGCACACCGGTGAGGCCGGTGGCACCACGTCCGGACTGAGCCGCGTCGATCTGAAGGGCTGGGCGAAGGCCCAGCTCACAGCCGACCTGGCGCGCCACGACCGGCAGCGCGAGAACACCTCGAAGACGACCCTGGCGAGCGCGGCCTCCTTCTCGTCCACCTCCGCGTCGGCCGTGGACCGCCAGGCGACGCTCCTGTCGTCGCCCGCCGACGACACCGCCGCGGCCGACCCCACCACCCTCGTGCTCTACGACACGGCGGGCCCCTACGGGCAGTTGGGTGAGCTGTACGCGATGGCCACGGCCAACCTGGCGGGCCACTTCGGCACCGTCACGGCCAAGCCGGTCCAGCAGTACACCGCCGGGATGATCGACTCGTACACGGCCGTGATCTACATCGGCTCGACCTACTACGGCGGCAGCATCCCGGACGCCATCCCGGCCGCCTTCTACCAGGACGCGGCGACCACCACCAAGCCCGTGCTCTGGATGGGCGCCAACATCTGGGGCCTGGCGAACGACGTGGGCGTAACCCGGTTCGCGCAGAAGTACGGCTGGGACCCGACGACGTCGTACTACGAGGACGGCGGCTCGGTCGGCACGGTGACGCAGGTGACGTACAAGAACCAGGCACTCACCCGGACGATCCCGGCCGGACAGGACGGAGGCGTGCTGCGCCCCACCATCCTGACGGGGTCCGGATACCCGGCGGTCATCCGGCTCGCGGAGGGACTGGACACCTCCAACGGGCACACCTTCGGGTGGGCGATCCGCTCGGCCAACCTCACCTATATGGGTGAAATCCCGTTCGCGTACGTCTCCGAGAGCGACCGCGTCATCGTCCTGGAAGACCTCCTCTTCGACGCCCTCGCGCCGGCCACCACCGAACGGCACCGCGCGGTCGTCCGCCTGGAGGACATCAGTCCCGACTCGGATCCCGCCGAGCTGCGGTCCATGGCCGACTACCTGTACGCACAGAACATCCCCTACGGCATCAACGTGATCCCCGTCTACACGGACCCGAACGGCACCTACAACAACGGTGTCCCGGAGACGGTCACGCTCGCGCAGCGGCCACAGGTGGTCAGCGCGCTGAAGTACATGCTCGCGCGGGGGGCGGTCCTGATGGACCACGGCTACACGCACCAGTACGGCAATGTCGCCAACCCGTACAACGGTGTGACCGGTGACGACTTCGAGTTCTACCGGGCGCACGTCGACACGGCGAACAACGTCGTCCACGACGGCCCGGTCGCCGAGGACTCCACCCTCTGGGCACAGGGACGGGTGACCAGCGCCCTGGCCCTGTTCACGGCGGCGGGCCTGCCGAAGCCGGCGCTGTGGACCACCCCGCACTACGCGGGCTCGGCGGCCGACTACAAGGTCTTCAGCTCCAACTTCTCGGCCCGCCTGGAGCGTTCGCTCTACTTCGCGGGCACACTCACCGGGGCATCGTCCGACCCGAACCGGTTCATCGGCCAGTTCTTCCCGTACGTGGTGAAGGACGTGTACGGGACCAAGGTGCTGCCCGAGAACATCGGCAACTACGAACCGGAGGCCTACAACAACCATCCGGCGCGGCTGCCGGCCGACCTCATCGCCTCGGCCAAGGCCAACCTCGCCGTCCGGGACGGGTTCGCCGGCTTCTTCTACCACCCGTACTACGCGCTCCAGCCGTTGAAGGACACCATCGACGGCATCAAGGCGCTCGGCTACACCTTCGTCAGCCCGGCAGCCCTGTGA
- a CDS encoding glutamate synthase subunit beta, with protein sequence MADPKGFLTHGREVAKSRPVGERVKDWNEVYVPGSLLPIISKQAGRCMDCGIPFCHNGCPLGNLIPEWNDYAYREDWTEASERLHATNNFPEFTGRLCPAPCESACVLGINQPPVTIKNVEVSIIDKAWDSGDVKPQAPERLSGKTVAVIGSGPAGLAAAQQLTRAGHTVAVYERADRVGGLLRYGIPEFKMEKRHINRRIEQMRAEGTRFRTGIEIGRDLKATDLRKRYDAVVIAAGATTARDLPVPGRELKGVYQAMEYLPLANKVQEGDYVTTPISAEGKHVVVIGGGDTGADCVGTAHRQGAASVTQLEIMPRPGEDRNPVSQPWPTFPMLYKVTSAHEEGGERVYSVSTTHFEGDEDGNVQWLHLIEVEFVDGKLTQKPGTERKIPAQLVTLAMGFTGTDRENGLVEQFGLELDERGNIARDASFQTNVPGVFVAGDAGRGQSLIVWAIAEGRSAARGVDRFLTGASDLPAPIRPTDRALMV encoded by the coding sequence ATGGCTGATCCCAAGGGCTTCCTGACGCACGGCCGCGAGGTCGCCAAGTCCCGCCCGGTGGGCGAGCGTGTCAAGGACTGGAACGAGGTCTACGTTCCCGGCTCGCTGCTGCCGATCATCAGCAAGCAGGCCGGCCGGTGCATGGACTGCGGCATCCCGTTCTGTCACAACGGTTGTCCGCTGGGGAACCTGATCCCCGAGTGGAACGACTACGCCTACCGTGAGGACTGGACCGAGGCGTCCGAGCGCCTGCACGCCACGAACAACTTCCCGGAGTTCACGGGCCGTCTGTGCCCCGCTCCGTGCGAGTCGGCGTGTGTGCTCGGCATCAACCAGCCGCCGGTCACCATCAAGAACGTCGAGGTCTCGATCATCGACAAGGCGTGGGACAGCGGTGACGTGAAGCCGCAGGCCCCCGAGCGCCTGTCGGGCAAGACGGTCGCGGTCATCGGCTCGGGCCCGGCGGGTCTGGCCGCCGCCCAGCAGCTCACGCGGGCGGGCCACACCGTCGCGGTGTACGAGCGCGCGGACCGCGTCGGCGGTCTGCTCCGCTACGGCATCCCCGAGTTCAAGATGGAGAAGCGGCACATCAACCGCCGTATCGAGCAGATGCGCGCGGAGGGCACCCGCTTCCGTACCGGCATCGAGATCGGCCGCGACCTCAAGGCGACGGACCTGCGCAAGCGGTACGACGCCGTGGTCATCGCCGCCGGCGCCACCACCGCCCGCGACCTGCCGGTCCCCGGCCGCGAGCTCAAGGGCGTCTACCAGGCGATGGAGTACCTGCCGCTGGCCAACAAGGTCCAGGAGGGCGACTACGTCACCACGCCGATCTCGGCCGAGGGCAAGCACGTCGTCGTGATCGGCGGCGGTGACACGGGCGCGGACTGCGTGGGCACGGCCCACCGCCAGGGCGCGGCCTCCGTCACGCAGCTGGAGATCATGCCCCGCCCGGGCGAGGACCGGAACCCGGTCTCCCAGCCGTGGCCGACCTTCCCGATGCTGTACAAGGTCACCTCGGCCCACGAAGAGGGCGGCGAGCGGGTCTACTCCGTCTCGACGACCCACTTCGAGGGCGACGAGGACGGCAACGTGCAGTGGCTGCACCTGATCGAGGTCGAGTTCGTGGACGGCAAGCTGACCCAGAAGCCGGGCACGGAGCGGAAGATCCCGGCCCAGCTGGTGACGCTGGCCATGGGCTTCACGGGCACGGACCGCGAGAACGGCCTGGTCGAGCAGTTCGGCCTGGAGCTGGACGAGCGCGGCAACATCGCCCGCGACGCCTCCTTCCAGACCAATGTGCCGGGCGTCTTCGTGGCCGGTGACGCCGGTCGCGGCCAGTCGCTGATCGTGTGGGCGATCGCCGAGGGCCGCTCCGCGGCGCGCGGTGTCGACCGCTTCCTCACGGGTGCCAGCGACCTGCCGGCCCCGATCCGCCCGACGGACCGCGCACTGATGGTCTGA
- a CDS encoding family 16 glycoside hydrolase, with the protein MTSSLLRPRGRIPRIPPGRRGRLLTALAVALVLTAILMATLSQCQGDDASPPAPWIDGSTHGRWFSVFNGHGTNVGDDGSLSLSPRAAEDPGTTHAGLVVSTVSYTDVRYEARMRTVTQLREPDPNPWEVPWLVWAYTDPEHFYYITLKPNGWELGKRDPAYPGGQRFLATGREKYPVGDWYTVRVEQRGPVLTVFAEGKPLVTFTDAERPCPRGKVGAYTEDAAVKFEGLEASSGR; encoded by the coding sequence ATGACCTCGTCACTCCTGCGCCCTCGTGGGCGGATCCCCCGGATTCCGCCGGGGCGCAGGGGCCGGCTCCTGACCGCCCTGGCAGTGGCGCTCGTGCTGACCGCGATCCTCATGGCCACGCTGAGCCAGTGCCAGGGCGACGACGCGTCACCGCCCGCGCCCTGGATCGACGGTTCCACGCACGGCCGTTGGTTCTCGGTGTTCAACGGTCACGGCACCAACGTGGGCGACGACGGCTCCCTGTCCTTGTCCCCCCGGGCCGCCGAGGACCCCGGCACCACGCACGCGGGACTGGTGGTGAGCACCGTCTCGTACACGGACGTGCGCTACGAAGCGCGGATGCGGACCGTGACGCAGTTGCGCGAGCCGGACCCCAATCCCTGGGAAGTGCCGTGGCTGGTCTGGGCGTACACCGACCCCGAGCACTTCTACTACATCACCCTCAAGCCGAACGGCTGGGAGCTGGGCAAGCGGGACCCCGCCTATCCGGGCGGCCAGCGCTTCCTCGCGACCGGACGCGAGAAGTACCCGGTGGGCGACTGGTACACGGTGCGGGTGGAGCAGCGCGGTCCCGTTCTCACGGTCTTCGCGGAGGGAAAGCCGCTGGTGACCTTCACCGATGCCGAACGCCCCTGTCCGAGGGGCAAGGTGGGCGCGTACACGGAGGACGCGGCGGTGAAGTTCGAGGGCCTGGAGGCGAGTTCGGGCCGCTGA